A window from Kovacikia minuta CCNUW1 encodes these proteins:
- a CDS encoding TIGR03792 family protein yields MIIEWLKIKVSPELREKYIQKDEEIWTGTLSKSPGFMGKEVWINPQKADEVVLVIHWANREAWKNFPAAVLEETEQKFSQALGAGTYEIIEEGEYQVRKFPRPN; encoded by the coding sequence ATGATTATCGAGTGGCTGAAGATCAAGGTTTCACCAGAGCTTAGAGAAAAATATATCCAGAAAGATGAGGAAATTTGGACAGGTACTCTGTCTAAATCTCCAGGCTTCATGGGAAAAGAGGTATGGATTAATCCTCAGAAGGCAGACGAAGTGGTTCTGGTGATTCATTGGGCAAACCGGGAAGCATGGAAAAATTTCCCAGCCGCCGTGCTGGAAGAAACCGAACAAAAGTTTTCCCAGGCATTGGGAGCGGGTACCTACGAAATCATCGAAGAAGGCGAGTACCAGGTTCGCAAGTTTCCCCGCCCCAATTAG
- a CDS encoding GntR family transcriptional regulator: MVQFHIQADSDIPASTQLYNQILFAIASRQFPPGHRLPSTRQLAMQTGLHRNTISKVYRQLEEAGVVDAQAGSGIYVRDQTHESGSKVKSPVLEKYPDAYRVVQTSLDELLKLGCSLNQARELFLAEIDWRLRCSAQVLVTAPNHDIEAGEVMVRDLERSLNIPVQLVPLEELSQILDQTRSGTVVTSRYFIAQAEEIAAPKSVRVIPVDIYDFDSEIKLIKRLAKGTCLGVVSLSSETARVAEVIIHSLRGDEILVMPCQLEDSYKLHAIVRSAQTIISDQASCSSVKAAISNAREDLIRPPQLICCENFIVSKSIELLKRELGLE; this comes from the coding sequence ATGGTTCAATTTCACATTCAGGCAGATAGCGATATTCCAGCCTCGACGCAGCTCTACAATCAGATCCTTTTTGCGATCGCGTCGCGTCAATTTCCCCCTGGACATCGCCTGCCCAGTACACGCCAACTGGCGATGCAAACGGGTCTTCACCGCAACACAATTAGTAAGGTTTATCGCCAATTAGAAGAAGCTGGGGTAGTCGATGCCCAGGCAGGCTCCGGCATTTATGTTCGGGATCAAACCCACGAAAGTGGGTCTAAGGTAAAATCTCCTGTTCTGGAGAAATACCCAGACGCCTATCGGGTTGTGCAGACCAGCCTGGATGAATTACTTAAATTAGGGTGTTCACTAAATCAAGCCAGGGAGCTGTTTTTGGCGGAGATTGACTGGCGTTTGCGTTGTAGTGCCCAGGTTCTGGTCACTGCTCCCAATCATGACATTGAAGCCGGTGAGGTAATGGTGCGCGATCTGGAGCGATCGCTGAATATCCCAGTCCAACTGGTTCCCCTGGAGGAACTCAGCCAGATCCTTGACCAGACCCGTTCTGGAACCGTAGTCACCAGTCGATACTTTATCGCGCAGGCAGAGGAAATTGCCGCTCCCAAGTCTGTGCGAGTGATCCCGGTTGATATTTATGACTTTGATTCTGAAATTAAATTAATCAAACGCTTAGCCAAAGGAACCTGTTTGGGCGTTGTGAGTTTAAGTTCTGAAACTGCCAGGGTCGCAGAGGTGATCATTCACAGCTTGAGGGGAGATGAAATTCTCGTCATGCCTTGCCAGTTAGAGGATTCCTACAAGCTGCATGCGATCGTTCGTAGTGCCCAAACCATCATCAGCGATCAGGCAAGCTGTTCATCGGTCAAAGCCGCAATCTCCAATGCCCGCGAAGATTTGATCCGGCCCCCTCAATTAATTTGTTGCGAAAATTTTATTGTGTCAAAATCGATCGAACTTCTGAAGCGAGAATTAGGCTTGGAGTGA
- the pirA gene encoding arginine synthesis PII-interacting regulator PirA has translation MKLSYRGVNYEFTPPSLEVTEGEILGKYRGVNWRCHTLQETPIPQINQTLTYRGVSYGPNRVNNQVPTMGAQAGSTRTLKPVVPKAFPVRKQAEEVHRANLLRNLERRLQVAKERGDQNLISLLEAESRQIVGL, from the coding sequence ATGAAACTCTCTTACCGTGGCGTTAACTACGAATTTACCCCTCCCTCTTTAGAAGTTACGGAAGGCGAAATCTTAGGTAAATATCGTGGCGTAAATTGGCGTTGCCATACGCTTCAGGAAACACCCATCCCTCAAATTAATCAGACCTTAACCTACCGGGGTGTTAGCTACGGTCCAAATCGGGTAAACAATCAAGTCCCTACAATGGGTGCCCAGGCTGGTAGCACCAGAACGTTGAAACCGGTTGTTCCTAAAGCTTTTCCCGTTCGCAAGCAAGCGGAAGAAGTCCATCGGGCCAACCTTTTACGTAACCTGGAGCGCCGTCTTCAGGTGGCAAAGGAACGGGGAGATCAAAATTTGATTAGCCTTTTAGAGGCTGAATCCAGACAGATTGTTGGGCTGTAA
- a CDS encoding lipid kinase, producing MNRTALLLVNRHARRGKEALDEAIEQLKSSGFDLVEESTENADRIPDIIRQHADRVELVIIGGGDGTLNAATEGLIDTRLPLGILPLGTANDLARTLGIPTALREACQVIAEGNLEAIDLGWVNGKHFFNVASLGLSVKITKQLSKDAKRRWGVLAYAITALKVLMGSVPFSAEIRVNGESRSVKTVQIAVGNGRYYGGGLTVAEDAAIDDQQLDLYSLEVDHWWQMIPLLPAMRSGTHTSWSWVRSMRGQEIEIHTRRPYDINTDGEITTKTPAHFRVIPKAVSVLVP from the coding sequence ATGAACCGAACCGCTCTTCTATTAGTTAACCGCCATGCCCGTCGTGGGAAGGAGGCTCTGGACGAAGCAATTGAACAGCTTAAGTCTTCCGGGTTTGATTTAGTTGAAGAATCAACCGAAAATGCCGATCGAATTCCAGACATCATTCGACAACATGCGGATCGGGTCGAGTTAGTCATTATTGGTGGCGGAGACGGGACCCTCAATGCGGCAACAGAAGGGTTAATTGATACCCGGTTGCCATTGGGAATTTTGCCGCTAGGTACGGCGAACGACCTGGCTCGAACCTTAGGAATCCCAACGGCTTTGCGAGAAGCCTGTCAGGTCATAGCAGAGGGCAATTTAGAGGCGATCGATCTGGGTTGGGTAAATGGCAAGCACTTTTTTAACGTTGCCAGTCTGGGGCTAAGCGTAAAAATCACCAAGCAACTGAGCAAGGATGCCAAACGCCGCTGGGGAGTGCTTGCCTATGCCATCACCGCTTTGAAGGTGTTGATGGGTTCGGTTCCATTTTCAGCGGAAATTCGCGTCAATGGGGAATCCCGAAGTGTGAAGACGGTTCAGATTGCGGTGGGCAATGGGCGATATTACGGTGGTGGGTTGACTGTTGCAGAGGATGCGGCGATCGACGATCAACAGTTAGACCTCTACAGTCTGGAAGTCGATCACTGGTGGCAAATGATCCCATTGTTACCTGCGATGCGATCGGGTACCCATACGTCCTGGTCCTGGGTACGGTCAATGCGGGGTCAAGAGATTGAAATCCATACCCGTCGCCCCTACGATATCAACACCGATGGCGAAATTACCACCAAAACCCCGGCTCACTTTCGCGTCATCCCCAAAGCCGTTTCAGTTTTGGTCCCTTGA
- a CDS encoding NAD-dependent malic enzyme, whose product MNIQLRGFDILHHPRLNKSTAFGEAEREAFGLVGLLPEGIESEETQIRRVMMQLGHKTTDLDKYIYLSALQDNDETLYYKTLMSDPAHFIPLVYTPTVGEACQKFGHILRRPRGLYLSIARKGQLKKILQNWPEQDVRFIVVTDGERILGLGDLGVNGMGIPIGKLALYTACAGVPPQFTLPITLDVGTNNEALLNDPLYLGLRQPRIQGEAYDAFIEEFVMAVQEVLPNCCIQFEDFANYHAVPLLERYRDRVCCFNDDIQGTAAIAVAGILAGLRLTGGKITEQTFLFLGAGSAGTGIADLLVKVMVQAGLSQEQARNRCWLFDINGLLESSRTDLADFQKPFAHPHEPTKDFVAAIASIKPTAIIGVSTVAKAFNQDVIETMAKLNERPIIFPYSNPTSHSECTAEEAYTWSQGRAVFASGSPFSPVKYGNRVFVPGQGNNVYIFPAMGMAIFATQAKRVTDELFIVAAKAVAEQVTQADLEVGLIYPPQSDILKASLHVAYRVAEAIFDRNLAGVPKPDDLHAFIEAQVYQPEYVSLI is encoded by the coding sequence ATGAATATTCAGCTTCGGGGTTTTGACATTTTGCACCACCCGCGTCTTAACAAATCCACAGCCTTCGGAGAAGCAGAGCGGGAAGCATTTGGACTGGTTGGACTCTTGCCAGAAGGCATTGAGAGCGAAGAGACCCAAATCCGGCGGGTGATGATGCAACTCGGCCATAAGACAACGGATCTCGACAAATACATCTATCTTTCTGCATTGCAGGATAACGACGAAACGCTGTACTACAAGACATTAATGTCGGACCCAGCGCACTTTATTCCCCTTGTCTACACACCTACCGTGGGGGAAGCGTGTCAAAAATTCGGTCACATTCTAAGGCGACCAAGGGGGCTGTATTTATCGATTGCACGTAAAGGACAACTGAAGAAAATTCTGCAAAATTGGCCAGAGCAGGATGTGCGCTTTATTGTGGTGACCGATGGTGAGCGGATTTTGGGATTGGGGGATTTGGGCGTTAATGGCATGGGCATTCCCATTGGTAAGCTGGCGCTTTATACGGCTTGTGCGGGTGTTCCCCCCCAGTTCACCTTACCGATTACGCTGGATGTTGGCACCAATAATGAGGCATTGCTCAATGATCCACTTTACCTGGGGTTGCGTCAGCCGCGCATTCAGGGTGAGGCGTATGATGCCTTCATTGAAGAGTTTGTGATGGCAGTGCAGGAGGTTCTTCCAAACTGTTGCATTCAGTTTGAGGATTTTGCAAACTACCACGCGGTGCCCCTCCTGGAAAGATACCGCGATCGCGTTTGTTGCTTTAATGACGACATTCAGGGAACCGCGGCGATCGCGGTCGCCGGAATTTTGGCGGGTCTGCGTTTGACGGGCGGCAAGATCACGGAGCAAACCTTCCTGTTTTTAGGTGCAGGCTCGGCAGGTACCGGAATTGCAGACCTTTTGGTAAAGGTGATGGTACAGGCAGGGCTGTCTCAAGAGCAAGCCCGTAACCGCTGCTGGCTGTTTGACATTAACGGATTGCTGGAGTCAAGCCGCACAGACCTGGCCGACTTTCAGAAGCCCTTTGCCCATCCCCACGAACCGACGAAGGACTTTGTGGCGGCGATCGCGTCGATTAAACCAACCGCGATTATTGGCGTTAGCACGGTGGCGAAAGCCTTTAACCAGGATGTGATTGAGACAATGGCAAAGCTGAATGAGCGGCCCATTATCTTTCCCTACTCCAATCCCACGTCCCATTCAGAATGTACTGCTGAGGAAGCCTATACCTGGTCGCAGGGGCGGGCGGTATTTGCCAGCGGTAGCCCCTTTAGCCCCGTAAAGTATGGAAACAGGGTTTTTGTTCCTGGTCAGGGCAACAACGTTTACATCTTCCCGGCAATGGGGATGGCAATCTTTGCAACCCAGGCAAAACGTGTCACCGATGAGCTGTTCATTGTTGCGGCTAAGGCGGTGGCGGAGCAGGTAACGCAAGCCGATCTGGAGGTTGGGCTGATCTATCCGCCCCAATCTGACATTCTTAAGGCGTCCCTGCACGTTGCCTACCGAGTGGCAGAAGCCATCTTTGACAGAAATCTGGCAGGGGTGCCAAAGCCAGATGATCTCCACGCCTTTATTGAGGCTCAGGTATATCAGCCGGAATATGTAAGCCTCATCTAA
- a CDS encoding iron uptake porin, protein MIKNKKAKQISKRRSLLWVAAIAFAPGLVVGTGEPPGLAQANPETRPNLTSIEQVAEVAQGSSSLAPDDLEADVSNLTSLDQVTSVSQLTDVKPTDWAFQALQSLVERYGCIVGYPDKTYRGNRALSRYEFAAGVNACLDRISELLAAATADLVRKEDLIALQKLQEGFAAELAVLRGRVDALEVRTRTLEAQQFSTTTKLNAQSIWAISATFGDRVGGNSDDTNAFLATRTRLNFESSFSGRDLLRVRLEFGNFVAPDGFSRVAALTGTNMTRLNFDNDFENQVFVPHIRYYFPVSDALAFIVGPTGIGFTDITDTLTPPSVADDGLGIPSQFGEYSPFYRRGGGGGALNWNITKDIVFTAGYLAFNPDIPLAGNGLFNGGYNAMAQLAFYGNWGAIGVGYTHSYAPSGRAFLGATTGSLLANLPFGNEIPTSADIVNLSGFYKVSDSFNIHAFGGYISANAENSGLSNVSNGRGGTDLLAVNDGDHASAWYAAVGLTFPDVGGKGNMPGLLFGVPPTVSDSDVRRDRDTAYHLETFYRFQINDNIAITPGFWVIFNPESDSRNDTQFVGVLRTTFNF, encoded by the coding sequence ATGATCAAGAATAAGAAGGCAAAACAAATTTCGAAGCGGCGATCGCTTCTATGGGTTGCTGCGATCGCCTTTGCACCTGGCTTGGTGGTGGGAACAGGGGAACCTCCAGGTCTGGCTCAAGCCAATCCAGAGACCCGTCCAAACCTTACCTCGATCGAACAAGTTGCTGAAGTTGCCCAGGGGTCTTCCAGCCTTGCCCCAGACGATTTAGAAGCAGACGTTTCAAATCTCACCTCACTGGATCAGGTCACTTCTGTTTCTCAATTGACTGATGTCAAACCAACGGATTGGGCATTTCAAGCGTTGCAATCCTTAGTCGAACGCTATGGGTGCATTGTCGGCTATCCCGATAAAACCTATCGGGGCAATCGGGCATTGAGCCGCTACGAGTTTGCGGCAGGGGTCAACGCTTGCCTGGATCGAATCAGTGAACTTTTGGCTGCTGCGACGGCTGATCTGGTCAGAAAAGAAGATCTGATTGCCCTCCAGAAGCTGCAAGAAGGTTTTGCGGCTGAACTGGCCGTTTTACGGGGGCGGGTTGACGCGCTTGAAGTTCGCACCCGCACACTGGAAGCTCAGCAATTTTCAACCACAACCAAACTGAATGCCCAATCGATCTGGGCAATCAGTGCTACATTTGGCGATCGAGTTGGGGGCAATTCCGACGACACCAACGCTTTTCTTGCCACCCGCACCCGACTAAACTTTGAAAGTAGCTTTTCCGGTAGAGATTTGCTGAGAGTCCGTTTGGAATTTGGTAACTTTGTGGCTCCCGATGGCTTCAGCCGAGTTGCCGCGCTCACCGGCACAAACATGACACGGCTCAACTTTGACAATGACTTTGAAAACCAGGTCTTTGTCCCCCATATCCGTTACTACTTCCCGGTTAGTGATGCCCTTGCCTTTATTGTCGGTCCAACTGGAATTGGGTTTACAGATATTACCGACACCCTCACCCCTCCCTCTGTCGCAGATGATGGATTGGGCATCCCTTCCCAGTTTGGTGAATACAGCCCCTTCTATCGTCGGGGTGGGGGCGGTGGTGCCCTCAACTGGAATATTACGAAGGACATCGTTTTTACCGCAGGTTACCTGGCATTCAACCCAGATATTCCCCTGGCAGGCAATGGATTGTTCAACGGTGGCTACAACGCAATGGCTCAACTTGCTTTCTATGGCAACTGGGGAGCGATCGGGGTTGGCTACACGCACTCCTATGCGCCTTCTGGAAGGGCATTTTTGGGAGCAACCACAGGCAGTCTGCTGGCAAATCTACCCTTTGGTAACGAAATTCCCACTTCTGCTGATATTGTTAATCTGTCAGGGTTTTACAAGGTTTCCGACAGTTTCAATATCCATGCCTTTGGTGGCTACATCAGCGCTAATGCGGAAAATTCTGGCTTAAGCAATGTCTCTAACGGACGGGGTGGAACCGATCTGCTGGCTGTCAATGATGGAGACCACGCCAGTGCCTGGTATGCCGCAGTAGGTTTGACCTTCCCCGATGTGGGCGGCAAAGGCAATATGCCCGGTCTGTTATTCGGGGTACCTCCCACCGTGTCAGACAGCGATGTCCGCCGCGATCGAGATACTGCCTATCACCTGGAAACCTTTTACCGCTTCCAAATTAACGACAATATCGCCATTACCCCTGGCTTCTGGGTCATTTTCAATCCCGAAAGTGACAGCAGAAATGACACCCAGTTTGTAGGTGTCCTAAGGACAACCTTTAATTTCTAA
- a CDS encoding phasin family protein — MDNNNWLTQLLMLGVGTTSLVAEKVKEVSDELVKDGKLNPDQAKEVMDDLVQKLKSEQGNFETTMQRQLRNLLQDIGVPRQSEMDELRGRIDRLERQVRDLENRLWR, encoded by the coding sequence ATGGATAATAACAATTGGCTTACGCAGCTACTCATGTTGGGAGTGGGTACCACTTCCCTGGTTGCGGAAAAGGTCAAGGAAGTCAGTGATGAACTCGTTAAAGACGGCAAACTCAACCCCGACCAGGCGAAGGAAGTGATGGACGACCTGGTGCAAAAGCTGAAGTCAGAACAGGGAAATTTTGAGACCACGATGCAGCGGCAGTTACGTAATCTTTTGCAGGATATTGGGGTGCCCCGTCAGTCTGAAATGGATGAGCTACGGGGTCGAATCGATCGTCTGGAGCGCCAGGTGCGGGATTTGGAGAATAGGCTTTGGCGGTAG
- the ribBA gene encoding bifunctional 3,4-dihydroxy-2-butanone-4-phosphate synthase/GTP cyclohydrolase II, with product MSLSTESSQSASIPFKFDPIDTALADLKAGRAIVVVDDENRENEGDIICAAQFATPDLINFMAVYARGLICLAMTGARLDELDLPLMVTNNTDSNQTAFTVSIDASPSAGVSTGISAEDRARTIQVAINPNTHPHDLRRPGHVFPLRAREGGVLKRAGHTEAAIDLAALAGLYPAGVICEIQNPDGSMARLPELIEYAKAHELKIISIADLISYRLQHERFVCRETVADLPTQFGQFKIYGYRNLLDNSEHVAIVKGDPANFKDQAVMVRVHSECLTGDSLGSLRCDCRMQLQAALKMIENAGQGVVVYLRQEGRGIGLVNKLKAYSLQDMGLDTVEANERLGFPADLRDYGVGAQILNDLGVKQLRLVTNNPRKIAGLKGYGLEMVDRVPLLIEATTYNSGYLTTKAEKLGHWMLQTYLVTIALQWQDEPHSIAERYQWLEKVRHLAKTRNLLLQEEVRPVAAALFSGASMIVHLGFDQSLIGNPDWYQDPSHPYTEAIAQILDHLVTLPRLHQLEFIVTPGSDPLIGLQVQLDRQVFPLSQSPSSISKNLQTQTIYSFVGNKNEEEF from the coding sequence TTGAGTCTCTCTACAGAATCGTCTCAATCCGCTTCAATCCCCTTCAAGTTTGACCCGATCGACACTGCATTGGCTGATCTGAAGGCAGGTCGAGCGATTGTGGTTGTCGATGACGAAAACCGGGAAAACGAAGGCGATATCATTTGCGCTGCCCAGTTTGCCACACCAGATTTGATTAATTTCATGGCAGTCTACGCCCGTGGGTTGATTTGTCTGGCAATGACCGGAGCGCGGCTAGATGAACTGGACTTGCCGTTGATGGTGACAAACAACACAGACAGCAACCAGACTGCCTTCACCGTCAGCATCGATGCTTCCCCCAGTGCGGGGGTCAGTACCGGAATTTCAGCCGAAGATCGTGCCCGCACGATTCAGGTCGCCATCAATCCCAATACCCATCCCCACGATTTGCGTCGTCCGGGGCATGTCTTCCCCCTGCGGGCCAGAGAGGGAGGCGTGTTAAAGCGGGCAGGGCATACGGAAGCGGCGATCGACTTGGCGGCGCTTGCTGGGCTTTATCCCGCTGGGGTAATTTGCGAAATCCAAAATCCTGACGGGTCAATGGCGCGATTACCAGAGTTGATTGAGTACGCGAAAGCCCATGAACTCAAAATCATCAGTATTGCCGACCTGATTAGCTACCGGTTACAGCATGAACGGTTTGTTTGCCGAGAAACCGTTGCCGATCTTCCCACCCAATTTGGGCAATTCAAAATCTACGGCTACCGCAACCTGCTAGATAACTCGGAGCACGTGGCGATCGTCAAAGGCGATCCGGCAAACTTCAAAGATCAAGCTGTGATGGTGCGCGTCCATTCTGAGTGTTTGACGGGAGACTCCTTAGGGTCACTCCGTTGTGATTGTCGGATGCAACTGCAAGCTGCTCTGAAAATGATTGAAAATGCGGGCCAGGGCGTGGTGGTTTACCTGCGGCAGGAGGGGCGTGGCATTGGGCTGGTCAATAAGTTGAAGGCCTATTCCCTCCAGGATATGGGGTTGGATACCGTAGAGGCAAACGAGCGATTGGGTTTTCCGGCAGATTTACGGGATTACGGCGTTGGAGCGCAAATATTAAATGATTTGGGCGTCAAGCAGCTCCGGTTAGTGACCAACAACCCCAGAAAGATTGCGGGATTGAAAGGGTACGGGTTGGAAATGGTCGATCGGGTTCCGCTTTTGATTGAAGCTACAACCTACAACTCCGGCTACCTGACCACCAAGGCAGAAAAACTGGGACACTGGATGTTGCAAACCTATCTAGTAACAATTGCCCTCCAGTGGCAGGATGAACCCCACTCGATCGCGGAACGCTACCAGTGGCTCGAAAAAGTACGCCACCTGGCAAAAACCCGCAACTTGCTCCTGCAAGAAGAGGTGCGCCCCGTTGCCGCAGCCCTGTTTAGTGGCGCAAGTATGATCGTGCATCTGGGATTTGATCAGTCCCTGATTGGCAACCCCGACTGGTACCAAGATCCCAGCCATCCCTACACCGAAGCGATCGCCCAAATTCTCGATCATCTGGTTACCCTACCCAGGCTGCACCAGTTAGAGTTTATTGTCACGCCAGGTTCTGACCCACTGATTGGCTTACAGGTCCAACTCGATCGGCAGGTCTTTCCCCTCAGCCAAAGCCCCTCCTCCATCAGCAAAAATCTGCAAACCCAGACGATCTACAGTTTTGTGGGGAATAAAAACGAAGAGGAATTTTGA
- a CDS encoding Uma2 family endonuclease, with the protein MANPPPILQTVQSDTWVEAAWEDFLSFADDPTLASGRFYYDQGYMRIEMAPLGSLHGQDNTILSTLILLYATLKNIPIKGLTNTSFRKASVRESQPDLAFYIGENLRLPPRNNSPVNLNEVDPPTLVVEIAASSLEDDLDRKRTLYQRLGVQEYWVVNVNASKLIAFTFSTTEAMQISESQVLPGLRFAIVEEALRRSQTEDDGAISRWLIATFNQG; encoded by the coding sequence ATGGCTAACCCGCCACCGATTTTGCAAACGGTTCAATCCGATACCTGGGTTGAGGCAGCCTGGGAAGATTTTTTGTCGTTTGCGGATGATCCCACCCTGGCGAGTGGCAGGTTTTATTACGATCAGGGTTACATGAGGATTGAGATGGCTCCCCTCGGTTCTTTACATGGTCAAGATAATACGATTCTCTCGACCCTGATTCTTCTGTATGCAACGCTCAAAAATATTCCCATTAAGGGACTGACCAATACCAGCTTTAGAAAAGCCAGCGTGCGAGAATCGCAGCCGGATCTGGCATTTTATATCGGTGAAAATTTGAGACTGCCTCCCCGAAATAATTCCCCGGTAAACCTGAATGAGGTTGATCCACCAACGCTGGTGGTTGAGATTGCGGCTTCTTCGTTAGAGGATGATCTCGATCGCAAACGAACCCTCTACCAGCGGTTAGGCGTTCAAGAATATTGGGTTGTCAATGTAAATGCCAGCAAATTGATAGCATTTACGTTCTCAACAACTGAAGCCATGCAAATATCAGAATCTCAAGTTTTACCAGGACTAAGATTTGCGATCGTTGAAGAAGCCCTGCGTCGATCGCAAACGGAGGATGACGGAGCAATCAGCCGCTGGCTGATCGCAACGTTTAATCAGGGGTAG
- the argC gene encoding N-acetyl-gamma-glutamyl-phosphate reductase has protein sequence MGDIGRVPVGIIGASGYGGVQLVRLLMDHPRLELAYLGGESSAGQSFSDIYPHLGHRVQQQVEPLDLDKIAERCQVVFLSLPNGLAWKMAPTLLAKGCKVLDLSADYRFFDLATYTSWYGGERTDRDIAETAVYGLPELYRDRISQAQLVGCPGCYPTASLLALSPLFKQGLIVSETAVIDAKSGTSGGGRQAKTNLLLAEADNSLAAYGVARHRHTPEIEQICSDLAGHEVLVQFTPHLIPMVRGILATVYATLRDPGLVREDLLTIYSAFYRSSPWVKILPSGTYPQTKWAHGTNLCYIGIEVDPRTDRVIVMSAIDNLMKGQAGQAIQCVNIMMGWEETLGLPQLAFYP, from the coding sequence ATGGGTGATATTGGACGCGTCCCTGTCGGAATAATTGGTGCGTCAGGCTATGGTGGCGTACAGCTGGTGCGACTTTTAATGGATCATCCCCGCCTGGAGTTAGCTTACCTGGGTGGCGAGAGCAGTGCCGGACAATCCTTTTCAGATATTTATCCCCATCTGGGGCACCGGGTTCAGCAGCAGGTTGAGCCACTGGATTTAGACAAAATTGCTGAGCGCTGTCAGGTTGTCTTCCTTTCCCTCCCCAATGGTCTGGCTTGGAAGATGGCTCCTACCCTACTGGCAAAGGGCTGTAAGGTTTTGGATTTGTCGGCAGATTACCGATTTTTTGACCTCGCCACCTATACTTCCTGGTATGGCGGGGAACGAACCGATCGGGATATTGCTGAAACGGCAGTTTATGGATTGCCGGAACTTTACCGCGATCGCATTTCCCAGGCACAGTTAGTGGGTTGCCCCGGTTGTTACCCCACCGCCAGTTTGTTAGCCCTCTCGCCTCTGTTTAAACAGGGGCTAATTGTCTCTGAAACTGCCGTAATTGATGCCAAGTCGGGCACTTCTGGGGGAGGACGACAGGCAAAGACCAATTTACTCCTGGCGGAAGCAGATAATTCTCTGGCAGCCTATGGGGTTGCCCGTCATCGCCACACCCCTGAAATTGAACAAATTTGTAGCGATCTGGCAGGGCACGAAGTTCTGGTGCAATTCACCCCCCATCTGATTCCAATGGTGCGCGGTATCCTGGCAACGGTTTACGCGACCCTGCGTGATCCTGGGCTGGTACGGGAAGATCTGCTGACGATTTACAGTGCGTTCTACCGCAGTTCTCCCTGGGTCAAAATTTTGCCCAGCGGCACCTATCCCCAAACCAAGTGGGCACACGGAACCAACCTTTGCTACATCGGGATTGAGGTCGATCCGCGTACCGATCGGGTGATCGTTATGTCAGCGATCGACAACCTGATGAAGGGGCAGGCAGGACAGGCAATTCAGTGCGTCAATATCATGATGGGTTGGGAGGAAACATTGGGATTGCCGCAATTGGCGTTCTACCCCTGA
- a CDS encoding Uma2 family endonuclease has protein sequence MIADSKHPRFTVEQYLEWESHQEIRHEYIDGETYAITGGTIPHNLIALNLYTLLRPHLRQKGCRAFVADVKVPISSKGPYYYPDIIVSCDERDRAAIKLIQYPTLIVEVLAPGTENYDRGGKFAQYRKLSTLQEYVLIESEQVSVECYRRGEKQRWIYEPFTTGDTITLGEYWIFLCDRFAV, from the coding sequence ATGATTGCTGATTCAAAGCACCCCAGGTTTACCGTTGAACAATACCTGGAATGGGAGTCTCACCAGGAAATTCGCCATGAGTACATTGATGGCGAAACCTATGCAATTACGGGGGGCACCATTCCTCACAACTTGATTGCGCTCAATCTTTACACGTTGCTTCGGCCGCACCTGCGTCAAAAGGGTTGTCGCGCTTTTGTCGCAGATGTCAAAGTGCCGATTAGCAGTAAGGGGCCGTACTATTACCCGGATATCATTGTCAGTTGTGATGAGCGCGATCGTGCCGCCATCAAACTCATTCAGTACCCAACTCTGATTGTTGAAGTCCTTGCTCCTGGCACAGAAAACTACGATCGAGGTGGAAAATTTGCCCAATACCGCAAACTCTCAACGTTACAGGAGTATGTTCTGATTGAATCTGAGCAAGTGAGTGTGGAGTGCTACCGCCGTGGCGAAAAGCAACGCTGGATCTATGAGCCATTTACCACGGGAGACACGATTACTCTCGGAGAGTATTGGATTTTCCTGTGCGATCGATTTGCTGTATGA
- a CDS encoding RNA recognition motif domain-containing protein: MTIYIGNLSFQATEDDLREVFSEYGEVSRISLPTDRETGRKRGFAFVEMKEEAKEDAAIADLDGAEWLGRELKVNKAKPRENRAPNGGRSYSNSSL; this comes from the coding sequence GTGACTATTTATATTGGTAACCTGTCCTTTCAGGCTACTGAAGACGATCTCAGGGAAGTCTTTTCAGAATATGGTGAAGTGTCCCGGATCAGTCTTCCCACAGACCGAGAAACAGGCAGAAAACGAGGATTTGCTTTCGTTGAAATGAAAGAGGAGGCAAAGGAAGATGCGGCGATCGCAGACCTTGATGGGGCTGAATGGCTGGGTCGTGAACTGAAGGTGAATAAAGCGAAGCCTCGCGAGAACCGTGCCCCCAATGGTGGTCGAAGCTATTCCAATAGCTCGCTTTAG